One genomic region from Populus nigra chromosome 8, ddPopNigr1.1, whole genome shotgun sequence encodes:
- the LOC133701907 gene encoding early nodulin-like protein 19 — translation MVSSSAQLIFFCFFILFSATATTATDHIVGANKGWNPSINYTLWANNQTFYVGDLISFRYQKTQYNVFEVNQTGYDNCTTEGALGNWTSGKDFIPLNEAKRYYFICGNGQCFNDMKVTILVHPLPPPPSGSIAANSTPSGSAAPVAFHKGLVGLRAFVLAFASIWFGSSSI, via the exons ATGGTGTCCAGCTCAGCTCAGCTCATCTTCTTTTGCTTCTTCATCCTCTTCTCTGCCACTGCCACCACCGCTACTGACCACATCGTCGGTGCTAACAAAGGCTGGAACCCTAGTATCAACTACACTCTCTGGGCAAACAACCAAACCTTCTATGTCGGTGACCTTATCT CTTTTAGGTACCAAAAGACACAGTACAATGTCTTCGAAGTGAACCAGACTGGTTATGACAACTGTACTACAGAAGGAGCCCTAGGCAACTGGACTAGTGGCAAAGATTTCATACCTCTTAACGAGGCCAAGAGATACTACTTCATTTGTGGCAATGGACAATGTTTCAATGACATGAAGGTTACCATCCTTGTTCACCCTTTGCCGCCGCCGCCATCTGGTAGCATTGCTGCTAATTCGACCCCCTCAGGTTCTGCAGCTCCAGTGGCTTTCCATAAGGGATTGGTGGGCTTAAGGGCTTTCGTCTTGGCATTTGCTTCAATTTGGTTTGGATCTAGTAGTATTTAG
- the LOC133702352 gene encoding uncharacterized protein LOC133702352 gives MATTACFIIVSRNDIPIYEAEVGSATKREDAAQMHQFILHAALDIVQDLAWTTSAMYLKAIDRFNDMVVSVYVTAGHTRFMLLHDSRNDDGIKSFFQEVHELYIKILLNPLYLPGSRITSSHFDTKVRALARKYL, from the exons ATGGCAACCACTGCTTGTTTTATAATTGTGAGCAGGAATGATATCCCTATATATGAAGCTGAAGTTGGATCTGCTACTAAA AGGGAAGATGCTGCACAGATGCATCAATTTATATTGCATGCAGCTTTGGATATTGTTCAGGATCTTGCATGGACCACCAGCGCCAT GTATTTGAAGGCAATTGACAGGTTTAATGATATGGTGGTGTCAGTTTATGTTACAGCTGGTCATA CGAGATTTATGCTACTTCATGACTCTCGCAATGATGATGGAATCAAGAGCTTTTTCCAGGAGGTTCATGAGCTCTATATAAAG ATTCTTCTCAACCCCCTATACTTGCCTGGTTCCCGCATTACATCTTCGCATTTTGACACCAAAGTTCGGGCTCTTGCAAGAAAATACCTATAG